The following are from one region of the Thiocapsa rosea genome:
- a CDS encoding type 1 glutamine amidotransferase — MRVQVLQHVPFEDIGAMAPWLASRGVTPAYTRFYGDGLLPPVAGLDLVIVMGGPMSVNDKAQLPWLRAEKQFLREAIAHGVRVLGVCLGAQLIADALGARVYPNVEKEIGWFPIFGGSEDAAPGEACCRFPAESRVFHWHGETFDLPPGAVRLARSAACENQAFRIGRQVVGLQFHLETTPESAAAILDHCRDELVPAPWIQSEAAIRGVDAAVYAEANRLMGTILDDLVGSASP, encoded by the coding sequence ATGAGGGTTCAGGTCCTGCAACACGTCCCGTTCGAGGACATCGGCGCGATGGCGCCTTGGTTGGCGTCGCGTGGCGTGACCCCGGCCTACACGCGCTTCTATGGCGACGGCCTGCTCCCGCCGGTCGCCGGCCTCGACCTGGTCATCGTGATGGGCGGTCCGATGAGCGTCAACGACAAGGCGCAGTTGCCTTGGCTGCGCGCCGAGAAGCAGTTTTTACGCGAGGCGATCGCCCACGGGGTTCGCGTGCTGGGGGTCTGCCTTGGTGCGCAACTGATCGCCGACGCACTCGGTGCCCGCGTCTATCCCAACGTCGAGAAGGAGATCGGCTGGTTCCCGATTTTTGGGGGTTCCGAGGACGCCGCCCCGGGTGAAGCTTGCTGCCGCTTTCCGGCCGAAAGCCGGGTCTTCCACTGGCACGGCGAGACCTTCGATCTACCGCCCGGCGCAGTGCGACTGGCGCGCAGCGCGGCGTGCGAGAATCAGGCGTTCCGCATCGGCCGACAGGTGGTCGGGCTCCAGTTCCACCTGGAAACCACGCCGGAGAGCGCCGCGGCGATCCTCGATCACTGCAGGGACGAGTTGGTTCCCGCACCTTGGATCCAGTCCGAGGCGGCCATTCGCGGGGTCGATGCGGCCGTTTATGCCGAGGCCAATCGTCTGATGGGCACAATCCTGGATGATCTCGTCGGATCGGCGAGCCCCTGA
- a CDS encoding lipocalin-like domain-containing protein, which translates to MRAWQLALVLMLCWPISGVSASDFAPVVEGRPLAFPADTGAHPDFRTEWWYITGWLTDEAGTDRGFQVTFFRVGTGIGADNPSRFAPRQLILAHAAIADPASGALIHAERVERALDPLAGAAVGRTRAWIGDWELVLDEEGTQYRTRITSDAFDLDLALVPPGPPVLNGRDGFSQKTPDPNNASYYYSRPQLAVDGRIRIEGADMKVSGHAWLDHEWSSEIMPAQARGWDWIGINLHDGGSLMAFRMRRDDDSPLWAAATLQEGTEPARILTPEQVRFLPRRRWQSPRTGAEYPVKWTLELDGRTLRLEPLMDDQELDGRRSTGIVYWEGAVKVYEREREREIGRGYLEMTGYADRPDNL; encoded by the coding sequence ATGCGCGCGTGGCAGCTTGCGCTGGTCCTGATGCTCTGCTGGCCGATCTCGGGCGTCTCGGCGAGCGACTTTGCCCCGGTGGTCGAGGGGCGCCCCTTGGCCTTTCCCGCGGACACGGGCGCGCATCCGGATTTCCGCACCGAATGGTGGTACATCACCGGCTGGCTGACCGACGAGGCCGGCACCGATCGCGGCTTCCAGGTCACCTTCTTTCGGGTCGGGACCGGCATCGGCGCGGACAATCCGAGCCGCTTCGCACCGCGCCAGCTCATCCTGGCCCATGCGGCGATCGCCGATCCGGCCAGCGGAGCCCTGATCCATGCCGAGCGCGTCGAACGCGCGCTCGACCCACTGGCCGGTGCCGCTGTCGGGCGGACCCGCGCCTGGATCGGCGATTGGGAGTTGGTGCTGGATGAGGAGGGCACGCAGTATCGGACCCGCATCACGTCCGACGCCTTCGACCTGGACCTCGCGCTGGTGCCGCCCGGCCCGCCCGTCCTCAACGGCCGCGACGGCTTCAGCCAGAAGACGCCGGACCCGAACAACGCGAGCTACTACTACAGCCGCCCGCAGCTCGCCGTCGACGGACGTATCCGCATCGAGGGGGCTGACATGAAGGTCAGCGGACACGCCTGGCTCGATCATGAGTGGTCGAGTGAGATCATGCCCGCGCAGGCGCGAGGCTGGGACTGGATCGGCATCAACCTGCACGACGGCGGCTCGCTGATGGCGTTTCGGATGCGTCGGGACGACGACTCGCCGCTCTGGGCGGCCGCGACGCTGCAGGAGGGTACCGAGCCTGCGCGGATCCTCACGCCGGAACAGGTGCGTTTTCTCCCTCGGCGCCGCTGGCAATCCCCCCGCACGGGTGCCGAGTACCCGGTCAAATGGACCCTGGAGCTCGATGGCCGAACACTCCGCCTGGAACCCCTGATGGACGACCAGGAACTCGACGGCCGACGCTCGACCGGCATCGTCTATTGGGAAGGTGCGGTCAAGGTGTATGAGCGGGAGCGGGAGCGGGAGATCGGACGCGGCTACTTGGAGATGACAGGGTATGCGGATCGCCCCGACAACCTCTGA
- a CDS encoding FtsX-like permease family protein: MGLLGSGTGAAVRHVFLASLRRRRLATALSLLAIALGVALGLAVQLIHAAALDELGRGMRLLSGEADLQVVGPRSGFDDAVYARIALHPTVAAASPLLEIQARLPGRDETLRVFGIDLFRVAQVTPSLLPVGVTAAADSNDAEGSDADRPDRLAALQPDAVFLSPAAGTRLGLDAGDAVAVQVGLGEARLRVAGAVPGAGVGQVLAVMDIAGAQQTFDRIGLLTRIDLRLAPGIERGPAQEQLRSLLPPGVTLLTPEETASEVTGVSRAYRVNLTMLAAIALLTGGFLVFSTQWLAVVRRRREFAFLRALGLDRGSLRRGLLAEGALLGLVGGVIGVILAYLLTALAFSLIGGDLGAGFFRGVAPQLRVEPVLTLAYLGLGVLAGVAGAWLPAREAARMVPARGLRAGDEAEVYRARPRWGATLIVLILTALLCLLPPVGGVPVFGYLAVALILVAAVLAIPGATVGAMRLLPVRGSLVIRLARARLAAAPGQAVVAGVGVVASVALAVSMAIMVDSFRDSLDDWLTRMLPADLYLRASDSGASGYLDPDAVARVAALPGVEAVRPVRFESLRLAEVREAIALIARPVQDTSGLPLVAGTLDPPAGPGTDPPTWISEALADRLGLGVGDPLALPIGEQLQGFRIVGIWRDYARQQGAAVIELATFRALTGDRRTNDLGLTLTRGTDPVGVMTAIRATLGDRVSEMILPDELRSMILQVFDRTFLATYLMLAVAVTIGLFGIGTTFAALATSRRKEFGILRHLGLPRRRIGTLLALEAALTAAVGVGVGLIAGGAIALVLIQVINPQSFHWSMDMQLPFGLLLIFGLAMILLAALAARLAGQQAMRQDAVLAVREDW, from the coding sequence ATGGGCCTCCTCGGATCCGGTACCGGCGCTGCAGTGCGGCATGTCTTTCTCGCCAGTCTTCGGCGCCGACGCCTCGCGACCGCGTTGTCGCTGCTCGCAATCGCGCTCGGCGTGGCGCTCGGGCTGGCGGTGCAGCTCATCCATGCCGCCGCGCTCGACGAGCTCGGCCGCGGGATGCGCTTGCTGAGCGGCGAGGCGGATCTTCAGGTGGTCGGACCGCGCAGCGGCTTCGACGATGCGGTCTATGCACGGATCGCCCTGCATCCGACGGTGGCCGCGGCGAGTCCGCTCCTCGAGATTCAAGCCCGGCTGCCGGGTCGCGACGAGACGCTGCGGGTGTTCGGGATCGATCTGTTTCGCGTCGCGCAGGTCACGCCCTCGTTGCTGCCCGTCGGCGTGACGGCAGCAGCGGATAGCAACGATGCCGAAGGGTCCGACGCGGATCGGCCGGATCGACTGGCTGCACTCCAACCCGATGCCGTCTTTTTGAGCCCTGCCGCGGGCACGCGTCTCGGGCTCGATGCCGGGGATGCGGTTGCGGTCCAGGTCGGACTCGGCGAGGCGCGTCTGCGGGTCGCAGGCGCCGTGCCCGGGGCCGGCGTCGGGCAGGTGCTGGCCGTGATGGACATCGCCGGCGCGCAGCAGACCTTCGATCGGATCGGTCTCCTGACCCGGATCGACCTGCGTCTCGCCCCGGGGATCGAACGCGGGCCGGCGCAGGAGCAGCTGCGCTCCCTGCTGCCGCCGGGCGTCACCCTGCTGACCCCGGAGGAGACCGCCTCCGAGGTCACGGGCGTGTCGCGCGCCTATCGGGTCAATCTCACCATGCTGGCGGCCATCGCACTTTTGACCGGCGGCTTCCTGGTCTTCTCGACCCAGTGGCTCGCGGTCGTGCGACGGCGCCGCGAATTCGCCTTCCTGCGCGCGCTCGGGCTCGACCGCGGCAGCCTGAGGCGCGGGTTGCTGGCGGAGGGCGCACTGCTCGGGCTGGTCGGCGGCGTGATCGGCGTGATCCTGGCCTATCTGCTGACCGCGCTGGCCTTCAGTCTGATCGGCGGCGATCTGGGCGCAGGGTTCTTTCGAGGCGTCGCCCCGCAGCTGCGCGTCGAGCCGGTGCTGACCCTGGCCTATCTCGGGCTCGGCGTGCTCGCGGGCGTGGCCGGCGCCTGGCTGCCGGCACGCGAGGCCGCCCGGATGGTGCCCGCCCGCGGGCTGCGGGCGGGCGACGAGGCCGAGGTCTATCGGGCGCGTCCGCGCTGGGGTGCGACCCTGATCGTCCTGATCCTGACCGCTCTGCTGTGTCTGCTGCCGCCGGTCGGCGGTGTTCCTGTGTTCGGCTATCTCGCCGTCGCACTCATCTTGGTCGCTGCCGTTCTCGCGATCCCCGGCGCCACGGTCGGTGCGATGCGTCTCTTGCCCGTGCGGGGCTCGCTCGTGATCCGGTTGGCGCGGGCGCGACTCGCCGCTGCCCCGGGGCAGGCGGTCGTGGCCGGTGTGGGGGTTGTCGCCAGCGTCGCCCTGGCGGTTTCGATGGCCATCATGGTCGACTCGTTCCGCGACTCGCTCGACGACTGGCTGACCCGGATGCTCCCCGCCGATCTCTATCTGCGCGCATCCGACTCGGGCGCAAGCGGCTATTTGGACCCGGACGCCGTGGCCCGCGTTGCCGCGCTGCCGGGCGTCGAGGCGGTGCGCCCGGTGCGCTTCGAGAGCCTGCGCCTCGCCGAGGTGCGCGAGGCGATCGCGCTGATCGCTCGCCCGGTGCAGGACACCTCCGGCCTTCCGCTCGTCGCCGGCACGCTGGATCCGCCCGCCGGGCCGGGCACGGATCCGCCGACCTGGATCTCGGAGGCCCTGGCCGATCGGCTGGGCCTCGGGGTCGGGGATCCGCTCGCCCTGCCCATCGGCGAGCAGCTGCAGGGCTTTCGCATCGTGGGCATCTGGCGGGACTACGCACGCCAACAGGGGGCGGCGGTGATCGAGCTTGCGACCTTCCGCGCCTTGACCGGCGATCGGCGCACCAACGATCTGGGCCTGACCCTGACGCGCGGGACGGATCCCGTCGGTGTCATGACCGCTATCCGCGCAACCCTCGGCGACCGGGTCAGCGAGATGATCCTGCCCGACGAGCTGCGCAGCATGATCCTCCAGGTCTTCGATCGCACCTTCCTGGCGACCTATCTGATGCTGGCGGTCGCGGTGACGATCGGTCTCTTCGGCATCGGCACCACCTTCGCCGCGCTTGCGACAAGTCGTCGCAAGGAGTTCGGGATCCTGCGTCACCTGGGTCTGCCGCGGCGCAGGATCGGGACGCTGTTGGCCTTGGAGGCGGCACTGACCGCCGCGGTCGGCGTCGGCGTCGGACTGATCGCCGGCGGGGCGATCGCGCTGGTACTGATCCAGGTCATCAATCCGCAGAGTTTTCATTGGAGCATGGACATGCAGCTTCCGTTCGGCCTGCTGCTGATCTTCGGCCTGGCGATGATCCTGCTCGCCGCGCTCGCCGCCCGACTCGCGGGTCAACAGGCGATGCGGCAGGACGCGGTACTCGCGGTGCGGGAGGATTGGTGA
- a CDS encoding ABC transporter ATP-binding protein: MLSIENLSKRFDTSLDHPLFEQVSLALSPGESVAVMGESGVGKSTLLNCIAGLEPVDGGRIRLRNTEVTALDEDACSRLRRRELGFVFQAFHVLPHLTLAQNVALPLWLLDEKEAVADRRARAMLERVGLGRRGDDWPRHLSGGELQRVAIARALVHAPAVVLCDEPTGNLDPERAQGVLKLLFEGIHNAGAIGILVTHSRAAAAHADRILRLTASGLVEDAG; this comes from the coding sequence ATGCTGTCCATCGAAAACCTCTCGAAGCGTTTCGACACCTCCCTGGATCACCCACTCTTCGAGCAGGTCTCCTTGGCCCTCTCGCCGGGCGAGTCGGTCGCCGTGATGGGCGAGTCCGGCGTGGGCAAGTCGACCCTGCTCAACTGCATCGCGGGTCTCGAGCCGGTCGACGGCGGTCGCATCCGACTGCGGAACACGGAGGTGACCGCGCTCGACGAGGACGCCTGCTCGCGGCTGCGTCGGCGCGAGCTGGGGTTCGTGTTCCAAGCGTTCCATGTCCTGCCGCATCTGACCTTGGCCCAGAACGTCGCCCTGCCGCTATGGCTGCTCGACGAGAAGGAGGCCGTCGCCGACCGGCGCGCCCGCGCCATGCTCGAGCGGGTCGGATTGGGTCGGCGCGGCGACGACTGGCCGCGTCATCTCTCCGGCGGCGAGCTGCAGCGTGTCGCCATCGCACGCGCATTGGTGCACGCGCCGGCGGTCGTACTCTGCGACGAGCCGACCGGAAACCTCGACCCCGAACGCGCACAGGGCGTGCTCAAGCTGCTGTTCGAGGGCATCCACAACGCCGGAGCGATCGGGATCCTGGTCACCCACTCGCGCGCGGCGGCCGCCCATGCCGACCGGATCCTGCGGCTGACCGCGAGCGGCCTGGTCGAGGATGCGGGATAA